In one Clostridia bacterium genomic region, the following are encoded:
- the dnaJ gene encoding molecular chaperone DnaJ, producing MLATNTKRDYYEVLGVERNANDQEIKSAYRKMALQFHPDRNPDNPDAEDRFKECSEAYAILSDSNKRAQYDQFGHAGVGGGAGGFGGFDPSVDFGEILGDLFGFGDMFSGRGGRRSRAQRGGDIREDLTLTFEDAVFGVTKQVTIRRREACGTCHGTGAAPGKAPVTCRSCSGRGQVRYQQGFFSISRTCPACQGTGTVIQDPCKKCKGSGLTLEEHTLEVKIPAGVEEGTRILFGGEGEAGVHGGPSGDVYVVLHVKEHPFFEREGKDLFCVVPISFAQAGLGAEIKIPTLEGETTVKIPEGTQTGTSFRLRHKGVPVLNGHGRGDLFVQVKVLTPTKVSKRERELLQELESIGKVENKPERRSLMSKVKDMFG from the coding sequence ATTCTGGCGACAAATACCAAACGCGATTATTACGAAGTCCTGGGCGTTGAGCGAAATGCGAACGACCAGGAAATTAAGAGTGCCTACCGCAAGATGGCACTGCAATTTCATCCAGACCGCAATCCCGACAATCCGGACGCCGAAGACCGCTTTAAGGAATGCAGCGAGGCGTATGCCATCCTCAGCGACTCCAACAAGCGAGCGCAGTACGACCAGTTCGGACACGCAGGCGTCGGCGGTGGCGCGGGTGGATTCGGCGGCTTCGACCCGTCGGTCGATTTCGGCGAGATACTCGGCGACCTGTTCGGCTTTGGCGACATGTTCAGCGGCCGAGGCGGACGGCGTTCGCGCGCGCAACGCGGCGGCGACATTCGCGAAGACCTCACGCTGACGTTTGAGGACGCGGTTTTCGGGGTCACGAAGCAGGTGACAATCCGCCGGCGCGAGGCCTGCGGGACTTGCCACGGAACCGGCGCGGCACCCGGCAAGGCTCCGGTGACCTGCCGCAGTTGCAGCGGTCGCGGGCAGGTACGTTATCAGCAGGGCTTCTTCAGCATCTCGCGCACGTGTCCAGCGTGCCAGGGAACGGGCACTGTCATCCAGGACCCGTGCAAGAAATGCAAGGGCTCGGGACTCACGCTGGAAGAGCACACGCTTGAGGTTAAGATACCGGCTGGCGTAGAAGAGGGAACCCGTATTCTCTTCGGCGGCGAAGGTGAAGCTGGCGTTCATGGAGGCCCTTCCGGCGACGTTTACGTCGTGCTGCACGTGAAGGAGCATCCGTTTTTCGAACGCGAAGGCAAGGACCTGTTTTGCGTTGTTCCAATCTCATTCGCGCAGGCGGGCCTTGGAGCCGAGATCAAGATCCCGACTCTGGAGGGCGAAACAACCGTCAAGATTCCTGAAGGCACGCAGACGGGTACGAGTTTCAGGCTTCGTCACAAGGGTGTGCCTGTGCTCAACGGGCATGGACGTGGCGATCTGTTCGTACAGGTGAAGGTGCTGACGCCAACAAAAGTCTCCAAGCGGGAACGCGAACTGTTGCAGGAGTTGGAATCGATTGGCAAAGTCGAGAACAAGCCAGAGCGTCGGTCGCTTATGAGCAAAGTGAAAGATATGTTCGGTTAG